AGGACCATGATGTgatcctggaggggcagacttacctccaagacgcagctggtttgagactgctcgagaggcgtctggggaccgtgagatgaccatggcctgcgtcttctccggggcgagggtgacctgccactcctcaccccactgctccaccaggctgagctgcctgttgatgtCCTCGACGGctcgctggctgtcggggcggcagtaggagcgggagagtgtgcagtcatcggcgtaggctgacactgccgatagctgccggaggagatcgtcgatatatatgttccacaggattgggccgagcacagaaccctgtggaactgaggcgtgcactggtgaaggccttgatgactgcccgttgatcaccacctgaagggtcctcccctggaggtaatccttgagcatctctctctctctctctctctctctctctctctctctctctctctctctctctctctctctctcacgtgagcAGCAGAtctaattattattgttttacctCTCGATAATTTCATCCGTCACCACCGTTAACAGTTAAGTCTCACAACATCATTAGGAACAGTTACAAAATATATTATTTAAGGAAAACGAAAGTAGGAAAACGAAAAACaattaataacagtagtagtaatagtagcagtagtagtagtagtagtagtagaagtacatagaagtggtggtggtggtgccgtgtTGGCTGGATGGCTGGGCTGTCTGTTGGCGAGGCTTTGCTCTTAGGCTGACTGGCTGCCTGGTTGGAGGTGGCATTGACGGTGATGGGAGGCGCCGTCAGGGACACGCCGCCCTCAGCCTCCGTTTCCTTATTGTGGAGGGAAGTGCAGCTCAATTTGTTGTTTTGCAGTGTGTTGTTCCGCTCACCTTCTCCCTCAATACCGCGCGCCGCCCAGATATTTCTTTTAAGGGAAAACTGGGAGGGTGAAGGTCGAGTTCTTGTTTTGctccgttgtgttgtgttgttttgaaGTATAGTGTTCATCCACTGTATCTTCACGCCGCGACCAgctgtccttttttttattggagATGGGAAGGTGGAGATCATTATGTTGTAGTGTGGTATGATGTTATGCTGTGTTGTGCTGTTCTGTGACATGCCCCTCCTCCTTAATTCCTACGAATCTCCCACTATCCTATCTGaggtaaaagagagaagatggaggtcaGGATGTTCTGCCtcgttatataatgtgtattgtgGCGCGCTGCTGCACTTCCAGTACCTGAGTGGTTGGCTGCAGGTGTGATAGCGGTAAAGCTTAACTCAGGCTTATGATAGATGTTTTTATACCTGTATGTTATACCTTTGAGTTCAAATATTCATTAATTTaaatttcgtttcttcttttcacaACGCTATCTTTATATTTGTTCAGAGCATCATTGGTTAGATTCTACCACATAACTAGCTTCTTTAGTTTGCTGTGCTTTCCTTTTGTGTTACATATGAACAGTATTCATATATTTACTCCTTGTTACTTACGTCGCTCAAAGAAGTTTCATTCAtcagttttttatattttttatatgctCCAATCTCAGCACTGCAAATCTTGTCAAGAACCTGCATCAAAAGATAAGGTACACACACAAGAGAAAGTGTATGAGCTTGGTAGTTTGTCTAAGATATATTtctagaagaaagggaaggaaaaatacttcacttttatcattattttatttttactcttgaGTAAACTGTTTCACCCTCATTTCGACAGTCATCCATTAACGGTGCTTCGTATTGTCATTATAATTTAACATCATCTTACATAACCTCGTATGGGAGGCCCTCGTCCCTTCCTTGTCTGACAGGAGGAGAAACCTGGGTAAATTCTATTACCAGAGTGCCGGTAGTTGTttttgggggaggggggttgaaAGCTAATTGAACACAGGTGACGCAACATACCtgtgaagggaagatgagaggcaGAAAATGATGCTACTCAAATTTTCTCTCGtcgcttccttttatttattcattgctttgtttatttttttccttttgcattttttGCAAAAGAGTGAGCGAATACGTGTGAGAGGGAAATGTCAGTGGAAAAAAGTGAATTTGAAAAAGTAGTTTAGGAAGCatttttcctcgtattttttgtctttttttataacGTTTCATCAACAATTTATTTTTACTTTGATGGTTCGACCacttttcaatatatatatttttgtatttattcattCCTCTTCATATTACCGCAAAGTAAAAACAGATAGCTTTTTAAAAGAATTGAAGGGTTAAAAAGGtcaattatgtatatatattttttttaacggcAACACAAATCATTCATTTtgttactcactcactcagtgAAAGAAGTCTCACGGTGAATAAAGCTGAAAAGTGAGACTCATAATAAATTCTTTAAAGTTCGACGTGTTCCCGAAAACACTGGAGGCGTGAGTTGAGAAACTTTCTGATGGATGACCACAAGGgctttgagggaggaggaggaagaggaggtcagaAAGTTTACATGTACAGGAATCCCTTTGGTTTCtgcctgtaaaaaaaataaaaaaaatataaaaaaaaaatctatagcgGTCATATTTTGTTTAACTTCAATAACTTGAATCACGTTTTTACACTATTGATGTTGGGTATTCGTCATTGGATTTTATAGTGTATGTTCACCATTTTGTAACGCACTGGTAATAATAAACTAGAAAACTGAGTGGGATATTGAAATGATCTTTTCTACATAAATGCATCATACTACGATTTGAGAAATAAGCAGTCTTTCATTTCAGACACgggatattttttattttattttggatgATCATTCACTATTAGCGCTCCTACCTTGGggggacgggaaaaaaaaaaaaaacattaccattCTCTTTCCGTTCCTGTTTCTGAAAACTTTCTTCGTTTTGCTTTAGTTGGGTTTCCGTAGCTGCCTTATTTATTAAACATATTCTCCTTGTTGAGGTTGTGATTTAAAACTTGAAAAGAATTAACTTCCATACAAATCACAAAAAGAGCAGCCCCATCTTATTGTTTTTGCTGACCTTTTCCCTTATCTTAATTTCAGAGCATCTCGTTAAATGTCACACAAAAACAGAACCTCGTGAtcctttaaactttttttttcttatagggGAAGTATCTTGTggacatttactttttttttttttttttttttttttttatagcttttCGTGTGTCTCCTCTTACCATAAACCGCAAGTATACAGCCAAGGAAGACACAAACTGGGAAAGACATATCGTGCACCTGTGCGCCTCCCTTACTTCCTAATAGCCTTGTCGCTGCCTACAAATTGTTCCCTGGAAACCCAAGAACTTTGTCACCATACCCCACGccggcctgagagagagagagagagagagagagagagagagagagagagagagagagagagagagagagagagagagagagaggagaagagaggggaggggagcagaggagaggagagaaaaaaaaagaatcaagaatGAGCCACTGAGCGTATTCTTAAGGTGAATAAATAAAACACGTTGCCATGCTCATGTTACTTTGGACGTACGTAACGCAGGAGATAATCCACCGCCATCACTTTGTTTTATCTGTTACAGACTCGACTGGTTGGCGCACCGATGTGTACTTCTCTTTTGGCCTATAAATTACTAGAAACCTTCACAAGTATCTCCACAGGCTagcctctccccctttcttttatattccaaCTCATTACAACTTTTTTTCAAGCACTGATATAGGTAGTAATGATTTATTTATGAGCGACAATTGTTTTTCGTTTCTGAGTGACTAGTCAACTTTTTTCGTATCCTTCCATATCATGAAGAACTTCCCAAAGCAGTGAGGCTTCCAGTACATGGTGGTATTTTGTTATTAGTGCTGATTTTCTTTTGCGTCTCCATGGAGCTGTGGTTAGCATGtgtagctacgaatccgcggaccgaaattcgaatcccggccctggcagtcggcatgcagtttacccagctgttcatcctctctttcgggctggtcgataaataggaACCTGGGGAAGCCTGGTGAAGGTGGCAATCCCAGACTTCCAACTGGCCCATGTCCTGGGGCAATGCGTTCTTtccaccacaagctcaaagggtcaTTGCGGCGGAGATGACCACCGCAGCCACGCACAGTTATAGCGtttgcacccaactttaccttaacttacTGAATATCGTTTCATTCCACCACCACCCTACACACACGCAACAAACATCCACCTTTAGTATATAATTTCATTCTAACTTTCTTCCTCCAAGCAGTGAAATTTTCAGTACATATCAGTATTCTCTTCACTTTCGACAATATTGTTTTAGCCACCGAGTACTATTATATCTTAGGAAAAAGAACAGCCATACGATAAGGTACACAGCTTGACAACAAAGTAACATCATTATCAAGTACATCGTGATATGTATACTGCAAAACAGTCATATGCTCTCCCACCTTAAAACAGGAGGTGAGGTTTGCCACATCTGCTGGGGCCACGTCGTAAAGCCTCACCCAGCGGCCATCGGGCCCCCAGATGCGAAAAGTTTATATTCGTGACCCCGGAAGCGCGGCAGCAATCGTGGGCCACATATGCAACTGTCAGGTATTCAAAATCATGAAAGGAACCTTATAAGTCAATGCTAAACTTTGAAGGATGTAATTTTTGTCCTGTCTCACACACctttggcacacacacaccaaggccgcgcgcacacacacgccaagGCTGCgcgcgctgacacacacacacacacacacacaccacacacatacatacgcacgGACACCCTCCCACGCACGCACATTAATCAAGAAACCCAGTAGTTGACCAAGAAAGTGgacggatattttttttttttaaatgatcaGTCTTTTTGTCAGTCAGTTTGTCTACCTATGCAGCCAGGGTACCAGGTAGCTATGTATTTGTCTGTATCTGTGGATCAGTCCAACCGTCGATGTCTGATTATTTTCCGTTTTAGCCTCGCCAAGTAATCCAGGACAGGGCACTGGGTAAAAGAGAAGTGACCCTTCACAATAATATATCAGATATATCAAGTAAGGCCAGTTGAAGTTGTCTCGAGTTACCTCCTTGGCTGCAGCTGTTGATATTCTCGCGATAACACTTCagtttctttttactattccctTAATGCCTCCAACCCACTCAAAGTCGATGACTCaaaggcaagaggaggaaagttagTTCGTACTCTACTAATAATAACTTAAGCgcgcgtggacacacacacacacacacacacacacacacacacacacacacacacacacacacacacacacaccacgcacgcacgcacgcacgcacgcacgcacacacacacacacacacacacacacacacacacacacagctaactgCCTGACCAGCTTCATACACAATCCACCCGGACAGCTTgacaccttccttggccacacttttataaattttaaaagcgtctgacCTTTTAGACCATACTCCTGCCATCACCAAGACCATAGAGCAGGGACTTTACCCAATTATGGTTGCTTGGTTGACTGGCAAATTTAGCGGGCGTCAGTAGTCATTAACTTTCAAGGCTGTATTTTCTCCTTGCAACAGCTCACCTTTAGCGTTTGGCAAGGCACGAAGATTGGTCCTCTTTGCTTCTTGGTGGTCAGTAACGACGCCCTCACCAACGCATTACACCGTTGGAAATACGTAGACGACAGGACAGTGGGAATCCCTGTCGACACCAAAGCTACGGAGTATACATCATTGCAGGCGTGCGCAGATGAAAACATTGACAATCAACTATATCAACACCGTGATGTACGTACTTTTGTACCTCCACAAGAGCAATGCTCCCTCCACAGCTATCCGATGCTATCCGTTTctctccgttgactaggagtagttactgtccccccttgaacaagggggatggggtgtgtggtgtgtgaggtcctggcagtacccagagatcgacgataaagacacgtgatcaggccgtggtggtggtgaattacacacacacacacacacacacacacacacacacacacacacacacatacacatacacacacacgacaaaacaTCGAAGGTCTTTGTTCCAAGTTTTAAGTCTGTTGACAGATTTTTTACTCTGTCCCCTTTGTCATGATGCCGGTTATAATTTGTTTCTGTTGTCACTTTTGTCTTGAATTCTGTCAGATGTTTTGTTCTACTGTCGTTGGAATTTGTTTGTGTCATCACTTGTAGTCATAGTAGTCTATCATAAATAGTCCATATACAACAATCACTGCAGCGGGCGTtgttgctttattttttcttgctttcctaatTAGCAGCAAGTCAGGTAGTTTCGTGACCAacagtttcttgttttttttttttcactggcgTAAATATCGTAATAAATGTAGGACATTTCCGTGGGCAGCCCTTTCTAATACTCATGGGGTGTGACCTCGGCACAAAAGTAGGAGTAACTTTCTGTTCCTGGCACGAAGATAAGCAGTTTCACAAGTTCCTGGCGCTCGATACAAAGGAAGGGAACAGCGCCTTGGTTAGAATTGTTTGTCCTTACACTACAACACTCAGAAGACTTCGTGTATTCCAGGAGCTATTGTATAAGTCAGTAATATTCAACGCAAGGCAAGAAGGGAACGTTGCTCTGGCTTATGTTGTTTATCGTCTCAGTGCAGTCCTCGGAAGCCTGCAGATAggtattttttctttactcccaCTACCGCTGCTTTTCGCTGTTGCCGCCGCCGTGGTTACAAGCGATTCACTCACCTCAACGCTACCAAGCTGTCAAAAAATACATAAGCATAAACTTATCAGTGTAGGTTATTAACTATGCCTCAcaggtatattattattatttgtgtcaACAGTATCATTAGATTGTCATGATTTTCATTATAAGCATCATCAACATTATGACCAGATATCCCTTACCGGCTGCTGCCAATGCTCCTGTAGCAAGTTAATTAGAATTGTCGGATGAGGAAATGACAGTTTTGAAATTTATAtgagcgagcacacacacacacacacacacacacacacacacacacacactagagcacAGCCGTGGCCTCATAAATGTTACTCACCTACATCTGAGTCTGTAAACAAGTCTTGCCTCGGTACAGGAAGGGCTCGGGTCCCAGCATGGCGAGGGGCGGGCCGAGGGGCACCATCTGGAGGGCAGCGCCGTTCAGAACCGACCCAGACCTCAGGAGACTTTGGCGGCATATATTGCACTGTGGTCCTCCCCCGCCGCCCAACCTGCAGCctgggaaaagaaaacgggacgagatagaaaagtagggaggaggaaaatgatggatgGATGTATAGGAGAAATCTAAGGAAATTGGTTTCTATAATGGACTGTTGTCATGAAAGGttgccgtcttttttttttttttgtgggacttCTATCTCAGGTTTTCTTGTGTTTAGCTTGCGTTTGTGTATTTTTGGTGTCACAcatccagaaacacacacacacacacacacacacacacacacacacacacacacacacacacacggcccggtagctcagtggatagagcgtctacTTCACAACCGGAAGGACCGtagttcgattccccggccgggtgaagataagttgggtttatcttctttcacgtgtagcccctgttcacctagcagtgagtaggtacgcgacgtaaggcaaggagatGCGACcacgttgtcgcggtgtgttgtgtgtgagtgatctcagtcctacccaaagatctgTACAATGAGCtatgtgctcttccgtaggggaacggctggctgtctcgcgagagacccgcagcagacgaaaaggtgaattacacacacacacacacacacacacctcgctccGGTAGCTTAATCGGTTAGAGcgcggcgctgcaaggcttcacggccaaacaggcagcggttcgagcctcgctcagaccactaggagtggttactgtcccctcttgagcaagggggatggggtgtgtggtgagtgaggtcctggcagtacctagagatcgacaaaatgagcacctgctcacgtcgtgagggtacctgctgacgAAAGCGAGTgtaactcgtgatcaggccgtggtgaacacacacacacacacacaaacacacaagcaaacagATTGGTCTCGATGCTGATAAgaagacacagaaagaaagaaagctggGTGCGTAGAGGAGACAAATGGGACAGctaataatagtagcaataagaggagacacacgcacacccacTGTTCCTGGCGGTGAGGCCTTCCCTGGATGAGTAGACGAGGAGGTGGTTGTTGGAGCGCTGGGAGCCTGGAGTAGTGCGTAGAGTTCCGTTAGGTCCCTGGCGGGTATCTAAAAGGAGACGAGAAGAtgagatagaaaggtagatagatatagagagacagatgaacagaaacactaaaacacacacacacacacacacacacacacacacacacacacactaggagcAGGTAAACGAAGGAATATAccaccaaacaaacacataaacaaacaaacacaggaatCGAAACACAAACTCGTATTCCGCTATATAAACAAACActgaaggtgaggagagagagagagagagagagagagagagagagagagagagagagagagagagagagagagagagagatgtgtctTAATAAATGAAAGTAATGCCTCCAAAAATTATGTAATTATTTATTCAAACAAGAGAATTACTTTTCTTCCCCTCGCtgagaaaacaaacaacaatatCCTCAGGAAAATACAATTCCCTGACAAAATATTAAACGGATGATATAATATTTCCATGATTATTACTTCTCAGaccttttttctgtcttccttttacAGACTTCGATTAATTAGGGGAAGGGGGATTATGTGCTCAGTCTTTGATTAATGTTGTATACTTACATAAACATCACTTTTTCGATtaccaagaaaaaaaacatcagaattTTTCACATGAATACACTGGTCACCTTGTAGCATGTCCtccaggaagaaaaatggaagggacaTAGGAAATAAGGAAATGCGTAGGAAATGTCCTCAATCTTTAATACCGTTTAGTCGCATCATGATTACTTTTACCACGATCAACAAAAGAACATaatctcttcaccttcctttctccctacatTGCCACATCCACGTCTGCCAGTGCTGCCTCCCgccttcctactctttttcctccaccaccacggcCTTCATGctcctcttcattcatctctccctctcaccatcACTCTCCACCAGAACAATCATCGTGAGTCCGTACAAGGTAGACCGTTACCACCTGATACCACACCCAATACAAGTCAATCATTGGGAACAACGAGAAAGgacgagggaaagaaataaacacTCATTCTACCTGtatacctttcctctctcttgtaTCTCTCACCTCGACTTTCTCTCGCTctcataattattatcattattatcattactattattattattactattattattattattattattattattattattattattattattattattattattattattattattattattattattattattattattattattaagatgaACATCAAAAACGACAATGAATAGGAAAGGATATtaatttcatttccttccatgtTATTTGCCGTTTTTCTTTTAGGTCTAGAAAGGCGCCAAGCCCATATAGTTCCAGGGAGGTTCTGATaccctccagagagagagagagagagagagagagagagagagagagagagagtccttagaAGAAAACCTTATTGATTAATTTCCCCGAATCATTACCCGGCGGACCCTTTCACTACTTAGGTGACGCGAAGTTGAATGGAATCAGGAATCTTCCCTCACTGCAATCCAGACCCCGGGGCCATTGATGGAAAAGATTACACAGCTCCCCTCAGAAACAACGTCATATTAGTGTTACTCGTagaattactgttattattattattattattgttattattattattattattattattattattattattattattattattattattattattattattattattattataagtattattattattatcattatcattattattattattattattattattattattattattattattattattattagtagtagtagtagtagtagtagtagtagtagtagtaatagctagcactattattattattagtagtagtagtagtagcagcagctgtagtagtagtagtagtagcagtagtagaagaaaaaagtagcaagaggagcagagagaaaacaatttataaacacacacacacacacatatatatatatatatatatatatatatatatatatatatatatatatatatatatatatatatatatatatatatatatatatatatatatatatatatatatatatatatattgttgttttatatagatatagatatagatattggAAGAGACAGCCTttattaaaataaaatataaaaagcaTACGTATTGAGAGACTCTCCGCTACGTGATTGGTACATGCCCTAGGTTAGGGGGCGATAGATGGGCGAACATACATATCTTCGGGTTAATAATCATCTTACTGAGGGCACAAGAAGGATGAATTAACGTGTATCTGCCTTACAACACAtaccaggaaaaaaaatgtttagcgtcaataacttttttttaacaAAAAGTGAAAGTAGCTGGTGAATAAGAGATGTGAAGTTAGTTTAAACGGGGATGGAAATTAGAAACATGATACTACTTTGGTCcatgaaaaaaatgttatttttGAGAGAATGGGAATCGAGATAGAATTAAAGGAAGTGAACTATTTGAAGCACTGAACGTGTAAAGCTCCGTACACATTGCCACTGATCTCTGTCTGAGTTTCGTCAACGGGCAGCGACAATGGCAGTGTTTGTCAGTGTTTGCTCTCCGCCTTCTTGTCCATACTGCCACTTTTGAGTGACAAACACTCGATTAAACAGCAAGCGTTGACGATGGTGAGTGGTAGTGTGCATGGGGGTTTAAGTGAAGTAACCGCGGAATATAATAAAATGGACATGTAATACTGTTTGACGTATGAAGGAATCATTATTCTTGAGGCCTTGAAAGTTAGCATCATATTAAGAGTACCCTCAAAAAAAGGAGATATTAGGTTAAGGTGTAACATCAAGGCATGAGAGGTAAGGAGCCTCTGCGGGAACTCACCTGAACGGGATCGGGAGGAGGGGTCGTCGCAGGGCACGTGTCGCCTCTCCAGGGTCGGTGATCCCTCGTAGTTGGCGCTGCGGCGGTGGCACTGCAGACACACGCACTGCAGCACCACCTCGCGGAAGTAGGCGCGGAACCTAATGCGGGAATATAAACACAGTACTGAAAGGAGGACACAAGAGGCaatcaggaggaaaagaaagctcTGAAACAGTACCAACACACTCACTGTATCACCTCTcctgcatgagtgtgtgtgtgtgtgtgtgtgtgtgtgtgtgtgtgtgtgtgtgtgttcgttcatgCGGGCTACATTAGTCGTTAGCAAGATGGAAAACTGAAACTTAACTTCCCCAGAAATCACAAACTTTCGCTAATTGCTACTAAAGAGGGCTGGCTTTCCTGCTTGGAACAAGTGATTGTAAAGTTCTTAGATACCTCTTGAATGCATTATCCTCATctatgaaagggaaaaaaggacgtCAGTGAACGCAAAAAAGCAGTCAGTGAATGGTTCCTCAAAGCAAAACATACAGGACAAGCGTGGTGGAGCAGCgatggaggggatggaggagggcgGCAGTTTAGGGTGGAGTGACCAGCAGAGTTTGATTAATGGATGCAAGTAAAAATTACGCATCATTACCTCCTTGACACTTCAGACAAATTAATCGATCATTCCCTGACTTC
The Eriocheir sinensis breed Jianghai 21 chromosome 12, ASM2467909v1, whole genome shotgun sequence DNA segment above includes these coding regions:
- the LOC126997362 gene encoding tachykinin-like peptides receptor 99D, whose translation is MLVMLWSYFRIGHELWGSRSIGELTERQATSIRSKRRVVKMFLVIVAVFAVCWLPQQAFFLYTYHNAAVLDTAHIQHVYLTCYWLAMANAMINPVIYYWMNARFRAYFREVVLQCVCLQCHRRSANYEGSPTLERRHVPCDDPSSRSRSDTRQGPNGTLRTTPGSQRSNNHLLVYSSREGLTARNSGCCRLGGGGGPQCNICRQSLLRSGSVLNGAALQMVPLGPPLAMLGPEPFLYRGKTCLQTQM